A window of the Nitrospinaceae bacterium genome harbors these coding sequences:
- a CDS encoding acetolactate synthase large subunit — protein sequence WLTKVESWKRDYPLQYDWDGSIKPQYVIEQIQEVSGGNGIYVSGVGQHQMWAAQFIKFNEPNSWVSSGGLGTMGFGLPAAIGANAGRPDKETWLIDGDGSFSMSLVELATAATYNIPVKIAILNNTYLGMVRQWQELFFDKRYSHVHYPTNPNFAKIAEGYGVRGFDIKDVDQVRSTLEQAAEIDGPVVMNFHVNQEENVWPMVPSGAGNDEMQLGPKDAEKLT from the coding sequence ATGGCTCACCAAGGTTGAATCATGGAAGCGTGATTATCCTCTTCAGTACGACTGGGACGGCTCCATCAAGCCACAGTATGTCATCGAGCAAATCCAGGAAGTTTCAGGCGGCAATGGCATCTACGTTTCAGGTGTCGGGCAACACCAAATGTGGGCCGCACAATTTATAAAATTCAACGAACCGAACTCGTGGGTCTCCTCCGGTGGATTGGGGACGATGGGATTCGGCCTCCCGGCGGCAATAGGCGCTAATGCAGGTAGACCGGACAAGGAAACTTGGCTAATCGATGGGGACGGCAGCTTCTCGATGAGCCTTGTTGAACTGGCGACGGCGGCCACCTACAACATTCCCGTCAAGATTGCGATTCTAAATAATACCTATCTTGGGATGGTACGGCAGTGGCAAGAACTTTTCTTTGACAAGCGTTACTCACATGTACACTACCCAACGAATCCGAACTTCGCGAAAATCGCAGAGGGATATGGTGTTCGGGGATTCGACATTAAGGACGTAGACCAAGTTAGGAGTACGCTTGAGCAAGCGGCTGAGATCGACGGTCCGGTCGTGATGAATTTCCATGTAAATCAAGAAGAGAACGTCTGGCCGATGGTCCCGTCCGGCGCTGGAAACGATGAAATGCAACTCGGGCCCAAAGATGCGGAAAAATTAACATGA